A region of the Kribbella sp. NBC_01245 genome:
GCCGCGATGTACGTCGACCAACCCGTCGCGGGGTCCCGGCGGCTCGGTCATCCGCTCGCGGAGACGCCGTACGACGAGTGGGTGACGGCGTGGCGTCGTACGCTCGCGGTCAACCTGGAAGGCCCGGCCCATCTCACCTGGTGCGTGGCCCGGCAGATGATCGACGTCGAGCCCGCTGGCGGCGTACGACGTGGTGCCGTGGTGAACGTCGGGTCGCGTGGGGCGTTCCGCGGCGAGCCCGATGTGCCGGCGTACGGCGCGAGTAAGGCCGGTTTGCACGCGCTCGGGCAGTCCCTGGCGGCATCGCTGGCACCATTTGACATCACGGTGACGTCAATCGCGCCCGGGTTCATCGCGACGGACTTGACCGAGGGCATGATCACCGAGGCCGTCCGGACGCAGAGCCCGTTCGGCCGGGTGGCGACGGCCGAGGAGGTCGCAAAGGCCGTGCTCTGGCTGGCCTCACCCGATGCCGTCTGGTCCAGCGGCGCCGTCCTCGACTTCAACGGCGCCTCGTACCTGCACTAACCGGCCGCCCCGGTCCCTCCGGTCCACCCTTCCGTCTCTCCCACGAGTGGTCACATCTGAACCTCCCGTGAGTGGTCGGATCATACCCGACCACTCGCGGACGAAGGCGAAGGAGGGGCTAGGGGGCGCGCTTGACCGAGGCGAGCAGGAGCTGGGCGACGTCGGCGACCTCGACGGATTCGCGGGCCGAGCCGTCGGCCTGCTTCGCGGTCAGACCGTCCGACAGCATCACCCGGCAGAACGGGCAGCCCGTCGCGATCTTGTCCGCGCCGGTCTCCACCGCTTCGGTGGTGCGGTTGACGTTGATCCGGCTGCCGGTGTTCTCTTCCATCCACATCCGGGCACCACCCGCACCGCAGCAGAACGACTTCGTCTGGTTGCGCGGCATCTCCGCGAACTCGGCGCCCGGGATGATCTCGAGCAGCTCGCGCGGGGCGTCGTACACCTGGTTGTGGCGGCCGAGGTAGCAGGGGTCGTGGTAGGTGATCTTCTGGCCGTTGAGCGTGCTGTCGGCCGGTGCCACCGGGGTGAGCTTCTTCTCCCGGACGAGCCGGTTCAGCAGCTGCGTGTGGTGGATGACGTCGAGCTCGACGCCCAGCTGGGAGTACTCGTTCTTCAAGGTGTTGAAGCAGTGCGCGCAGGTCGAGACGACCTTCTTCGCGCCGGTCTCCTTGAAGACCTCCGCGTTCTGCATGGCCAGCTGCTGGAACACGAACTCGTTACCCGCACGCCGGGCCGGGTCGCCCGTACAGGTCTCACCATCGCCCAGTACGGCGAAGGAAACGCCTGCGATGTTGAGGAGTTCGGCGACGGCCTGCGTGGTCTTCTTGGCCCGGTCCTCGTAGGCGCCGGCACAACCGACCCAGAACAGGTACTCCACCTCGGCGAGCGTTTCGACGTCCGTCCCGACCTGCTTGACCTCGAACGGCAGATCCTTGGCCCAGTCCATCCGGCCGGACGGGCTCATGTTCCACGGGTTGCCCTTGTTCTCCAGGCCCTTGAACAGGCCGTTCAGCTCGGAGGGGAAGGACGACTCGATCAGCACCTGGTAGCGCCGCATGTCCATGATCGCGTCGACGTGCTCGATGTCGACCGGGCACTGCTGCACGCACGCGCCACACGACGTACAGGCCCAGAGCGCCTCCTCGTCGATGACCGCCACGTCGGCCGGACCGACCAGCGGCTTCTCCATCTCGGCCTTGACCAGGTCGGACAGCGAGTTGCGCTCCTCGTCGGAAGCGGCCAGCAGGTACGGCGCTTTGGCGTACGCGTGCTCGCGCAGGTTCATCACCACGAGCTTCGGCGACAGCGGCTTCTCGGTGTTCCAGGCCGGGCACTGCGACTGGCACCGGCCGCACTCCGTGCAGGTGGTGAAGTCGAGCAGGCCCTTCCAGGTGAAGTCCTCGACCTTGCCGACCCCGAGAGCGGCGTCCTCGTCGAGCTCCTCGATGTTCTCGAAGTCGATCGGCTCGCCCTTGACCATGATCGGCTGCAGCGCGCCCAGCGCCGTACCGCCGTCGGCCTCGCGCTTGAACCAGATGTTCGGCCAGGCGGTGAAGCGGTGCCAGGCCACACCCATGGTGGCGTTCAGCGAGATCGTGATCATCCACGCGAACGAGATCAGGATCTTCACCATCGCGACCAGGTAGATCGCGTTCTCCAGCGCGTGCTGCGACGTACCGCTGAGCGCTTCGCCGAGGAAGAACGTCATCGGGAAGTGGAAGACCGAGGCCTCGTCGCCGGCCAGCGCGTACTCCAGGCCGCGCAGCGCGAGGATGCAGACCAGGACGCCGGCGATCGTGTACTCGACGTAGTACGCCTGCCAGGCGCGAGACCCGAAGAAGCGGCTGTACCGGCCTTCGGATCCGCTCGGCAGGTGCCGCAGCCGGATGATCATCAGGGCCACGATCGCGATCAGGCCGGTCCAGGTGAGGAACTCGCTGACCCACTCGAAAACGAACCAGTGGCCGATGATCGGCAGCACCCAGTGCGCGTCGAAGAGCTGGCCGAACGCGGTCACCAGGCTGAGGAACAGCCCGATGAACCCGAACGCGACGAACCAGTGCAGTACGCCGATGTGGCTCCACTGCAACATCCGGGTGTGCAGCAACGTCTCCTTGGCGAGGGTGACGCTGCGCTGGACCGGCTCGTCGGCCCGCTTGACCGGCTGCCCGAGCCGGATCACCGACACCATGTGCCCGATCGTCTTCGCGAACAGCGCGACTCCGATGAGCGCCACGGTGAGCGAGACGACGATGGCGAAGATCTGCATACCAGTGATCGTATTGGCTGGTTACCGGTGAGTCATGGTGGTGTCACCTGTGTCACGGCTCAGTTCGGTATGGCCCCTATCACGAAGGTCTGCCTAACCACGGCGACCGGCGGTTTGAAATTCTTCCTGTTTGTCTTGAGCGGATGAACTTAGGTTCCAGTTCATGCGTAAAGTACTGATCGGACTACTCGCTGTAGTGCAGTTGGCCGTGGTGGCCCGGGAGCCGACGCCGGCACCGGCCGACCCGGGCGACGACGGGCCCTTCGCCTCGGCCGTTCACGTCATCGGCCGGGTCTCCGCGGGGCCGAAGCTGAAGCTCCGTACGGAGGCGCGCAGGATCGCTCGGTATGACGGCCGCAAGATCGAGGCGCTGACCTGCCTCACCCCGTCCTGTGGCTCGATGCTGCTGGGCACCGACGACGAGAACCTCGGTGGCTGGTTGCGCCGTACCTGAGAACCTTGCCCGAAAGGGCATTACGAGGTGGACGGACGCCGTCAGGCGGCGCACGATGGAATCGGGTGAGCCGGCCATTGGGGGGTACGGCGCCCGCTTCGAGGGGATTTCGTGATGCCTGATCTGGAAGAGGAGATCATCGAGCAATTCGTTGCTCCGGATGACGATGACGACGACGGTTACGACCTGCCGGCGTTCGACGAGGATGAGCCGCTGGATGACCCGGGCGGTTTCGACGACGATGACGAGCTGCAGCGGTACGACGGGGGGAGCTGATCATGCCCGCCTTGGCCTTTCGTGGCGTCGAGATGAACCAGCGCTCGATCGACATGCTGGAAGAGGCCGAGCGCCTTCTCGGTTTCAAGCTCAAAATCGTGCAGGGCTCGTTCAACGGCGGCGCGGTCGAGGCGTCCGCTGACGTCCACGATGGCGGCGGCGCGGCGGACATCCGCTCGAGGACCCTGAACGACGCACAGGTCCACCGGGTGCTGGTGGAACTCCGCCGGGTCGGGTGGGCCGCCTGGTTGCGAACGCGCACGCAGGGCTTCGACCCGCACATCCACGCCGTCGCGATCGGCGACACGGAGTTGTCGCCCGGAGCCGCGCGGCAGGTCAAGCGCTACAAGAACGGCCTGAACGGGCTTGCCAGCGGCGGCAAGGACGACGGCCCGCCGGGATTCCGGGCGATGACGTGGGAGAAGTACCAGGAGATCCGCGACGAGGCGCGCGCCGTACACGGGATGCCGACCGCCTTCCCCGTGCAGGACGTGACCATCTCGATCACGTCGGTCCGGATGGCGGCCGCGGGCGAACCGATCAGCCACACCCGCGCGAAGGACGCCGAGCAGTTCATGGCGTTCGCCTTCAAGGGCATCGAAGTGATCCCCGTGACGACGTTCATGGCCTGGCGAAAGACCCGCGAAGCCCGCTTCTTCGTCTTCGCCGTCAAACGCGTCCAAGCCCACTTCAAACTCCGCCAAGACGGCGACCCCGGCCCCATCACCATGGGGACCCTAGAACAATTCGGCTACACCATCACCGACTGACAGAGGAAAGCCGGCCGCCCCCTTTAAGAGGACGGCCGGCCCTGTTCCAGCTGGTGTTACTTGGTGCCGAAGACCTGGATTTCTGCCATGTCCATGAACGAGCAGCCGGCGAAGCCGCCGTCCGGGCAGTTCGTGGCGATGTCCGGGACCTGCGGGCTGAGGATCCAGAAGCGGACGTGCTTTACGCCCGTGTTGTTGGCCGTGGCCGGGACCTCGTTGTACTTGCCGCGGTTGGCCGCCGTGAAGGTGCCCTCGGCGGCGGTCGCCCACGTCGTACCGTCGGCGGAGGTCTCCACCTTGTAGCCGCCGGTCGACGCGCTACCCGGGTCACCACACTGCGGCGACGGGTCGATCGAGAAGGTGTTGATCGTCACGGCCTCGGGCAGGTCGATGACGACGTTCTTCGGGATCGGGGTATTGGTCGGCGTACCGGCGTCATCACCCGTGGTGCTGCCCCAACCGGTGCCCTGGGCGCCGTCGATCGCGCCGGCCGGGCCGCAGCCGAACTGCGAGTAGTCCGGGCCGGTGAAGGAGGCGAGCTTGCCGCCACCGCTGGCCGAGGCCCAGTTGCGCCGCGGCGAGAAGTTCGCCGTGGTGCCGCCGGCCTTGACCGTGACGGGCTGGGTGAGGAACTCGTAACCGCCACCCGCGACGACGACCTTCGGGTACGTACCCGGGAGGACGTTGTCGAAGGAGTACTTGCCGTCGGCGCCGGTCACGTCGGAGTAGTCACCGGTGTAACCCGAGTCGTGCCCACCGATGAAGACCAGCGCGCCCTGCACCGGCTGACCGGTGACCTTGTCGGTCACGGTGCCGCTGACGGTCGCACCCGGCGCGCTCGGCGGCAGGTGGAAGTCCTCGGCGGGGAAGGCGTCGCCACCGTCGATCGCACCGGCGAACCAGCCCATGCCACGGTTGGCGAAGACCTGCCAGAGGACCTTGTTGTTGGCGCCGTTGTGCGCTACCCAGTCGGCCTGGATGACCGCGTTGCGCATGTCCAGCATGGTCGGGTCGTTGGCGGACAGCTCCATCGCCCGGGTGATCAGCAGGTTGGCCTTGGTCCGGCCGAGGCGCTCGCGAATGTCCCACATCGTCTGGGCCCAGATCTCACCGGAGGCGTGAACCTGCGGCGCACCGCCGACGGTCGGGAAGTCGCCGTACGTGTAACCGCCCTGCGAACCGTCGAGGGCGACGCACTTCTTGGCGACCGCGCGCACGCGGCAGTCGATCGCCTGGGTGCGAATCGTGTCGCCGCCGAGGACGTACTTGCCTTCGAGCACCTCGCCGGCCGCCGTGGTGTCGGTCTCGAAGCCCTGCGAAACCAGGTAGTCGAGCGCGTAGTAGTCGCTCCACGCCTCGCCCATCGCGCCGGCCTGGATGCTGTTCAGTGTCGAGTTGCCGCTGGCGTCGACCACGAGCCGGTTCGACAGACCGTGCGTGTACTCGTGGTAGAGGATGGCCGCGTCGTTCGACGAGCTGCTCGACACGATGCCGTCGCCACCGAACAGGTACATCTGCATCAACGGCGAGTTGCCATCGGGCGGCGTACCCATGTTCGCGTTGTTCAGGTGGTTGACGTCTGGCAGTCCGTTAGCCGTATTCGCACCGTCGAGGGCGTTCAGGACGACCGGGTCGCCACCGTTGCGCTCGAAGTTACCGGCGGCCGCGGTGAAGGAGATCGGCGGCTTGCGCAGGTAGTTGTGGAAGTTGCTGGCCAGGTAGAAGCCGTTGGTGACGTCCTGGTTCAGGTTGGTCCGCCACGAGTCGGCCTTGGCCGGGTCCCAGGTGCAGACGAACGCCGCCGTACAGGTCGTGCCCGCGAACGGGGTGAGCTTGTACTCCGCGCCGGTCGCAGTGCCGGGCGCCTTGACGGTCTCGCCCGGGTTCGCCTTGTTGTCATCGTTGATATCGGCGTAGGCCTGGACCCAGTAGCCCTTGTCCAGCGTCTGCGCGCCCTTCGGCAGGAAGCCGAGGTTGTAGAAGTTCTTCACGACCTGGGTTCCGCCCTTGGCGGCGCCCGGGTAGTTGTCCTGCACGAGGCCGTCGCCGTTCGCGTGCGAGACCAGGTCCCGGCGGTACAGCGTCGAGCCGGTCTCGGCGTCCACAACGTGGGTGTAGAGCAGATCGCCACCCGCGTTGACGTACGTCGACCAGCCCTTGCGCAGGCCGTTCCCGGTGACGAACCAGACCTGCTTCGCGAAGTCGCCGTTGCGCCACTTGGTGACGGCGCCGGACTTGCTGACCTCCGCCGACTTCGGCATCGTGCCGAGGTCCTTGGCGGCGGTGACCCGGGCCTCGGAGGCGGTCAGCGTGACCGCGCGCTTCGCCGCACCCTGGGCCTGACCGACGACGCCTGCCACCGGCGAGCCCTGGATCGAGATGATCTGGCCCTTCTTGGTGACGTGGGCCTGCAGACCGTTGCCGAAGACCTCGATCCCGTCCACGACCTGGAGCCAGGACAGGTGGGTGGTGCCGAGGTTGTCGACGTACGACTTGCGCAGTTTCAGCGTGCCGAGGTCGGACGCGGACAGCTTGAAGATGTCCGGGTGGCTCTTGACGTAGTCGAGCACCACGTCGGCCGGCTTCTTGGTGCTGGCCGCGGTCAGGAAGCCGTTCAGCTTCGAGACCTGCTCCGGGGTGCCGGTGTTCGGGTCGACCGAGACGACGCCCTGCGAGCCGAGCGAGTCGCGGAACTTCTCGCTGCCGGCGGTCTCCTTCGCGAGCACCTTCGCGGCACGGGCATAGGTCGAGCGGAGGTTCGGCGTACGGGCGTCGTAGTTGCCCTTACGCTCCTTCGCGGCGGTTTCGGACTGAACGGGTGCCGCCGGGTCTGGCGAGGCAGTCGGCTTGGCCGCCAGCGCACCGGTGCTGACCGTCATGGCCAGCACTGTGGTGGCAGACACGGCTGAGACTGCCAGGAGCCCCCGCCCTCTGCGTGCGTTTGTCACAGCATTCGCTCCATGAAGTTTTCCGCGGATCGCCCTCCACGACCCGTCCGGGCCTGACCTTAGGCCCGGACGGACCGTACACGGAAGGGATCTGCGCGTAATGATGCTCAGTCGAGGGATTGCCTTCTCTTTGTCACCAGTACGGCGGTCGTGGCGAGCGTGGTGCCGGCCGCTAAGGCCCCGGCGGCGAGCAAGGTCGGAGCCGTCGGATGGATCAGCGCCTCGCCATGCAGCGCCTGCCAGGTGGTGAGCCAGATCAGGCCGAGCCAGGCGGCCGCGCCGATGAAGACCAGGGCTGTACGACGACCCTCCGAACGCAGTCGGGGGAAACGGTTGGCCAGTACGACCAGCGCGAGCGCGATCAGCGGGATGGCCTGCAGGGAGTGGATGCCGAGGAAGTGACCGATGCGCAGGTCGCCGGAGTCGGTGTTCCAGCCCATGATCGGCAGGCCGCCACCGCCGTCGTCGCCGCCGACTGTATGCGCGCCCATATGCGGCCGCTCTCCGGTCTCGGCTTCGGTACGCAGCTGGCTCGCCGTCGGGTTGAACATCAGGTTGCCGAGCAGCATGCCGCCAAGCGTGGTGAGCAGCGCCAGCCGGATGCTCCAGCGCAGCGCCCGATCGCCGGGCTTGTCGAACAGCAGCACGATCGCCATCACCAGCACCGCGGCCCAGATCAAGTAGATCGTCGTGGCCAGGATGTTGTGCACGAGCTGGTCCGTCGGCGTCGACATGTTGAAATGCAGCAGCCGCCCTCGGACCACGACCTGGCCGATGATGATCGCGGTCTCCACCGCCATCCCGACCGCGACGATCGTGCCCAGCCACCAGCCGAGCCGCTTCGCCTTCGTCTGCAGCGACAGCATCCACGCGAGTGTGCCGGTGTAGATCGCGAACGAGATCATGAACTTCAGCGGCTTCATCCAGATCGGATGGCCGAGCAGTTCCCGATCGTCGAAGATCGCGCCGCCGATCCCGACGAAGACCAGTAATCCCATGACGGCCGTGATGACGAGCAGCGGACGATGCAAACGGGCGGGCCGCACCATGGGCGGCGACGATGTGGTGACCATGCATCGATGCTCGGCTTTCCCGGCCGCGCGGACAGGAGTGCCAGAATCCCTACCTCGGTAGACCTTTCCCTACCCTGACCCACCCCTAAGGGTCCTTTGTTTCAAAGGGTTTCCGGGATCGGCTCGGTACGTCGTACCGTCGTGTGATGAGCGACCTCTTCGCACGCGCGAAGGCCCTCCAGGTCGAGGCGTACGACGTCCTCGCCCACCTCAACCTGCCAGCCGCCTACCCCTCCTTCGGCCCACCCGTGCTCATCGGCAGCGCCCTCTCCGGCCTGATGGTCTACCGCGACCTAGACGTCATGTTCGATGCGCCATCGGCCACGGCGGCCGACGTCCTCGCCGGACTCGCGCGCCTCGCGGAACGACCGGGCCTACTGGCAGCCGACTTCCGCGACGAACGCGCCGGTTCCGACTATGCGACGAGTGGACGCGTTGTGCACCCGTTCCAGAGCCGAGTGGTGTCCCTGCGTCCGGGATTACGCGGCGAGCGTTCGGGTGCACAACGCGTCCACTCGTCGCATAGTCGACGACTGCCGCCACCCGGGGCGCGGGTTAGGTGAGGCCGAGGGTTTGGGATTCGGTGGGGGTGAAGAGGCGGGAGCGGGTTAGGAAGCGGAGGCCTTCGGGGGCTTCTAGGGAGAAGCCGGCGCCTCGGCCGGGGACTACGTCGATGGTGAGGTGGGTGTGCTTCCAGTAGTCGAACTGGGCGGCGGACATCCAGACGGCGATGGGGTCAGCCACGCCGTCGATGGTGAGGTCGCCGAGGTGTACGTCGGCGGCGCCCACTTTGAACTCGCCGGCCGGGAAGCACATCGGGGAACTGCCGTCGCAGCAGCCGCCGGACTGGTGGAACATCAACGGACCGTGCAGCTCGGTGAGGCGACGCATGAGGTTCGCCGCCTCACCGGTGCACGCAACTCGCTCAACTGACATCGAGACTCAGAAGAAGCCGAGTTTGTTCGGGGAGTAGCTGACCAGGAGGTTCTTGGTCTGCTGGTAGTGGTCGAGCATCATCTTGTGGTTCTCGCGGCCGATACCCGAGTTCTTGTAACCGCCGAACGCGGCGTGGGCCGGGTAAGCGTGGTAGCAGTTGGTCCAGACCCGGCCGGCCTGGATCTCGCGGCCCGCGCGGTAGGCGGTGTTGATGTCCCGCGACCAGACGCCCGCGCCGAGGCCGTACAGGGTGTCGTTGGCGATCTTGATCGCGTCGGAGTAGTCGTCGAACTTCGTCACCGCGACCACCGGGCCGAAGATCTCCTCCTGGAAGATCCGCATCTTGTTGTCGCCCTCGAAGATGGTCGGCTGGATGTAGTACCCGCCGGCCAGGTCACCGTCGAGCTCGGCCTTGCCGCCACCGGTGAGCACCTTCGCGCCCTCGGCCCGGCCGATGTCGATGTACGACAGGATCTTCTCGTACTGGTCGTTGCTGGCCTGCGCGCCCATCATCGTCTCGGTGTCGAGCGGGTTGCCCTGCTTGATCGCCTGGGTCCGTGCCGTCGCGTCGGTGATGAACTCGCGGTAGATCGACGACTGGATCAGCGCGCGCGACGGGCAGGTGCAGACCTCGCCCTGGTTCAGCGCGAACAGCGTGAAGCCCTCCAGCGCCTTGTCGTAGAAGTCGTCGCGGCTGCTGGCGACGTCGGCAAAGAAGATGTTCGGGCTCTTGCCGCCGAGTTCCAGCGTGACCGGGATGATGTTCTCCGAGGCGTACTGCATGATCAGACGCCCCGTGGTCGTCTCACCAGTGAAGGCCACCTTGGCGACTCTGTTGCTGGAGGCAAGCGGTTTGCCGGCCTCGACGCCGAATCCGTTGACGACGTTCAGCACGCCCGGCGGCAGCAGGTCCGCGATCAGCTGGACCAGCAGGTGGATCGAGGCCGGCGTCTGCTCGGCCGGCTTCAGTACGACGGCGTTGCCCGCGGCGAGAGCGGGTGCCAGCTTCCAGACCGCCATCAGGATCGGGAAGTTCCACGGGATGATCTGCGCGACGACGCCGAGCGGCTCGTGGAAGTGGTACGCCACGGTGTCCTCGTCGATCTGCGAGATCGTGCCCTCCTGCGCCCGCAGCGCGCCCGCGAAGTAGCGGAAGTGGTCGATCGCCAGCGGCAGGTCGGCGGCCAGCGTCTCCCGGACGGCCTTGCCGTTGTCCCAGCTCTCGGCGATGGCCAGCTGCTCGAGGTTGGCCTCCATCCGGTCGGCGATCTTGTTCAGGATGTTCGCGCGCTCGGTGGTCGACGTACGACCCCAGGCCGTGGCGGCACCATGGGCGGCGTCGAGCGCGAGCTCCACGTCGTCGGCCGTACCGCGGGCGATCTCCGTGAA
Encoded here:
- a CDS encoding SDR family NAD(P)-dependent oxidoreductase, whose protein sequence is MSRGVLVTGASRGVGAEVARAFAAGGDRVVLHCRGSADRAEAVRASLPGEGHAVVVGDLGDPAAIPAIAEESARVLGRIDVLVNNAAMYVDQPVAGSRRLGHPLAETPYDEWVTAWRRTLAVNLEGPAHLTWCVARQMIDVEPAGGVRRGAVVNVGSRGAFRGEPDVPAYGASKAGLHALGQSLAASLAPFDITVTSIAPGFIATDLTEGMITEAVRTQSPFGRVATAEEVAKAVLWLASPDAVWSSGAVLDFNGASYLH
- a CDS encoding (Fe-S)-binding protein, whose translation is MQIFAIVVSLTVALIGVALFAKTIGHMVSVIRLGQPVKRADEPVQRSVTLAKETLLHTRMLQWSHIGVLHWFVAFGFIGLFLSLVTAFGQLFDAHWVLPIIGHWFVFEWVSEFLTWTGLIAIVALMIIRLRHLPSGSEGRYSRFFGSRAWQAYYVEYTIAGVLVCILALRGLEYALAGDEASVFHFPMTFFLGEALSGTSQHALENAIYLVAMVKILISFAWMITISLNATMGVAWHRFTAWPNIWFKREADGGTALGALQPIMVKGEPIDFENIEELDEDAALGVGKVEDFTWKGLLDFTTCTECGRCQSQCPAWNTEKPLSPKLVVMNLREHAYAKAPYLLAASDEERNSLSDLVKAEMEKPLVGPADVAVIDEEALWACTSCGACVQQCPVDIEHVDAIMDMRRYQVLIESSFPSELNGLFKGLENKGNPWNMSPSGRMDWAKDLPFEVKQVGTDVETLAEVEYLFWVGCAGAYEDRAKKTTQAVAELLNIAGVSFAVLGDGETCTGDPARRAGNEFVFQQLAMQNAEVFKETGAKKVVSTCAHCFNTLKNEYSQLGVELDVIHHTQLLNRLVREKKLTPVAPADSTLNGQKITYHDPCYLGRHNQVYDAPRELLEIIPGAEFAEMPRNQTKSFCCGAGGARMWMEENTGSRINVNRTTEAVETGADKIATGCPFCRVMLSDGLTAKQADGSARESVEVADVAQLLLASVKRAP
- a CDS encoding M36 family metallopeptidase; the protein is MTVSTGALAAKPTASPDPAAPVQSETAAKERKGNYDARTPNLRSTYARAAKVLAKETAGSEKFRDSLGSQGVVSVDPNTGTPEQVSKLNGFLTAASTKKPADVVLDYVKSHPDIFKLSASDLGTLKLRKSYVDNLGTTHLSWLQVVDGIEVFGNGLQAHVTKKGQIISIQGSPVAGVVGQAQGAAKRAVTLTASEARVTAAKDLGTMPKSAEVSKSGAVTKWRNGDFAKQVWFVTGNGLRKGWSTYVNAGGDLLYTHVVDAETGSTLYRRDLVSHANGDGLVQDNYPGAAKGGTQVVKNFYNLGFLPKGAQTLDKGYWVQAYADINDDNKANPGETVKAPGTATGAEYKLTPFAGTTCTAAFVCTWDPAKADSWRTNLNQDVTNGFYLASNFHNYLRKPPISFTAAAGNFERNGGDPVVLNALDGANTANGLPDVNHLNNANMGTPPDGNSPLMQMYLFGGDGIVSSSSSNDAAILYHEYTHGLSNRLVVDASGNSTLNSIQAGAMGEAWSDYYALDYLVSQGFETDTTAAGEVLEGKYVLGGDTIRTQAIDCRVRAVAKKCVALDGSQGGYTYGDFPTVGGAPQVHASGEIWAQTMWDIRERLGRTKANLLITRAMELSANDPTMLDMRNAVIQADWVAHNGANNKVLWQVFANRGMGWFAGAIDGGDAFPAEDFHLPPSAPGATVSGTVTDKVTGQPVQGALVFIGGHDSGYTGDYSDVTGADGKYSFDNVLPGTYPKVVVAGGGYEFLTQPVTVKAGGTTANFSPRRNWASASGGGKLASFTGPDYSQFGCGPAGAIDGAQGTGWGSTTGDDAGTPTNTPIPKNVVIDLPEAVTINTFSIDPSPQCGDPGSASTGGYKVETSADGTTWATAAEGTFTAANRGKYNEVPATANNTGVKHVRFWILSPQVPDIATNCPDGGFAGCSFMDMAEIQVFGTK
- a CDS encoding DUF779 domain-containing protein, yielding MSVERVACTGEAANLMRRLTELHGPLMFHQSGGCCDGSSPMCFPAGEFKVGAADVHLGDLTIDGVADPIAVWMSAAQFDYWKHTHLTIDVVPGRGAGFSLEAPEGLRFLTRSRLFTPTESQTLGLT
- the adh gene encoding aldehyde dehydrogenase; this encodes MTIYAAPGQSGSPAEYKSRYDHFIGGEYVPPAKGGYFENPTPVTGQVFTEIARGTADDVELALDAAHGAATAWGRTSTTERANILNKIADRMEANLEQLAIAESWDNGKAVRETLAADLPLAIDHFRYFAGALRAQEGTISQIDEDTVAYHFHEPLGVVAQIIPWNFPILMAVWKLAPALAAGNAVVLKPAEQTPASIHLLVQLIADLLPPGVLNVVNGFGVEAGKPLASSNRVAKVAFTGETTTGRLIMQYASENIIPVTLELGGKSPNIFFADVASSRDDFYDKALEGFTLFALNQGEVCTCPSRALIQSSIYREFITDATARTQAIKQGNPLDTETMMGAQASNDQYEKILSYIDIGRAEGAKVLTGGGKAELDGDLAGGYYIQPTIFEGDNKMRIFQEEIFGPVVAVTKFDDYSDAIKIANDTLYGLGAGVWSRDINTAYRAGREIQAGRVWTNCYHAYPAHAAFGGYKNSGIGRENHKMMLDHYQQTKNLLVSYSPNKLGFF